One Candidatus Binataceae bacterium DNA segment encodes these proteins:
- a CDS encoding DUF1320 domain-containing protein, with protein sequence MVYATPNDMIARYPNRDLVQLTNEDPTQTVVNTTALQQVVDDASAEIDGYLESRFLLPLSDPPAVLNRLTCDIAMYRLQGLRPLHDIADARKRYEDAVALLVQVARGEVTLGLSADNVEPPQAQDAVLTQAGGDSSGVLPQRVFDRGSLKGY encoded by the coding sequence GTGGTTTACGCAACTCCAAATGACATGATCGCACGCTATCCGAACCGGGATCTCGTGCAATTGACCAATGAGGATCCTACGCAGACGGTGGTAAACACAACGGCATTACAGCAGGTCGTTGATGACGCCAGCGCGGAGATCGACGGTTACCTGGAAAGCCGCTTCCTGTTGCCGCTTAGTGATCCACCGGCAGTGCTTAACCGGCTGACCTGCGACATCGCGATGTATCGGCTGCAAGGCCTCCGACCACTTCACGATATAGCGGACGCGCGAAAACGGTACGAGGATGCGGTGGCGCTCTTAGTCCAGGTTGCGCGCGGCGAGGTGACACTAGGGCTCTCGGCGGACAACGTCGAGCCGCCGCAGGCGCAGGACGCGGTACTGACCCAGGCCGGCGGCGATTCGTCAGGGGTCTTACCACAGCGGGTTTTCGATCGCGGATCACTAAAGGGTTACTAG
- a CDS encoding Gp37 family protein has translation MLDTAWAGISFIPPTPLDIATLENAIVSQLGSQINSIEIAHYPDRPESYRLTHRVGAALVRYDGAAYGDLIDTAAVVQKRTLRFAVRLMMRDLGWSYGGDAGGPSPGAYALLEAIRGALTGFQIGGCTKMYPLKDQFLERDKEGGVWIYESIFAFTTAAVEPSTIDNFPLLIEAVTQEQGGQTLRVVAAAQLVFNAAGEIKLGNANISEVIVSAAPTGAPYTLGTDYTVDSVNGIVVWLPTGSIPPEATVSVGYSYAEVVIAVATGGQSPTAPTN, from the coding sequence ATGCTCGATACGGCGTGGGCGGGAATTTCTTTTATACCGCCGACGCCACTGGATATCGCGACGTTGGAAAACGCGATCGTCAGCCAATTAGGCAGCCAGATTAACTCGATTGAGATCGCGCACTACCCTGATCGTCCCGAGAGCTATCGATTAACCCATCGAGTCGGCGCGGCGCTGGTACGCTACGACGGCGCCGCCTATGGCGACTTAATCGACACGGCAGCGGTGGTGCAAAAACGCACGCTGCGGTTCGCGGTGAGATTAATGATGCGCGATCTGGGCTGGAGTTATGGAGGCGACGCAGGGGGGCCGAGTCCGGGTGCGTACGCGCTGCTGGAAGCGATTCGAGGCGCGCTCACCGGATTTCAGATTGGGGGATGCACTAAAATGTATCCCTTGAAAGATCAGTTTCTAGAACGCGACAAAGAGGGTGGTGTATGGATTTACGAAAGCATCTTCGCGTTCACGACCGCAGCCGTTGAGCCGTCTACAATCGACAACTTCCCATTGCTGATTGAAGCAGTGACGCAGGAGCAAGGAGGTCAGACCCTCCGAGTCGTCGCTGCGGCTCAGCTCGTCTTCAACGCCGCCGGCGAGATTAAGCTCGGCAATGCAAATATCTCAGAAGTCATCGTGTCGGCGGCGCCGACCGGCGCGCCATACACACTTGGCACGGACTACACGGTTGACAGCGTAAACGGAATCGTCGTCTGGCTGCCCACAGGCTCCATTCCTCCGGAAGCGACGGTCAGTGTGGGTTACAGTTATGCGGAAGTCGTAATCGCGGTTGCCACGGGCGGACAGTCGCCGACGGCGCCGACCAATTAA
- a CDS encoding phage major tail tube protein, whose translation MDVSVNRLTNANIYMDGVGLLGRAEEIALGQPRHKMVDHKALGMAGMAEFWAGVDKLESRIKWASLYPEVLTAADSPFTSHLFQVRGSLEQYTSQGRTAELPVVYLMTGVFKDAGGLLFRAHENLDVSSTISVYHSELYIAGSQIHLYDVLANIYVVNGVDQLAQFRTNLGG comes from the coding sequence ATGGATGTATCAGTCAATCGACTCACTAATGCCAACATCTACATGGACGGTGTGGGCCTGCTTGGCCGCGCCGAGGAAATTGCGCTCGGTCAGCCGCGCCATAAGATGGTTGATCACAAGGCGTTGGGCATGGCCGGAATGGCGGAATTCTGGGCGGGAGTGGACAAGCTAGAGTCTAGAATCAAGTGGGCATCACTTTACCCAGAAGTGCTCACAGCGGCTGATAGTCCATTTACGTCGCACTTGTTCCAGGTTAGGGGCAGCCTCGAGCAGTATACGAGCCAGGGACGTACGGCCGAACTGCCGGTTGTGTACCTGATGACCGGAGTCTTTAAAGATGCTGGCGGTTTACTATTCCGCGCCCACGAGAACCTGGACGTCAGTTCAACAATCAGCGTCTATCACTCTGAATTATACATCGCAGGCTCCCAGATTCATTTGTACGACGTGCTAGCGAACATTTACGTCGTCAATGGAGTCGATCAACTGGCTCAGTTCCGTACTAATCTGGGCGGATGA
- a CDS encoding aspartate aminotransferase family protein, which translates to MSRARDDFLTHLAHTSDAPIGLEVERAEGSWLYRRDGRRYLDLIAGIGVSALGHGHPEILEALARQSRRHLHVMVYGEYVLESQAALAARLAGLLPPNLSRVYFTNSGAEAIEGALKTARKFTGRAGFVAFDGAYHGDTMGALALAGNPAFRAPFGALPGPVRHLPFDDENALAEIDDRVAAVIVEPVQAEGGVRIPTRSFIEALRRRCHRTGALLIFDEVLTGLGRIGRLFALDHFGVVPDLLVLAKALGGGLPLGAFCGRDDLLGTLAHDPPLGHITTFGGHPLSCATGLAMLDVIVRERLWERAAIVGAQFVEDLRLRLTRSVTEIRGIGLLIGIEFDDSTLARRFVAESLGRGVVINWTLNADHVVRLAPPLTIAAAEMDFAVSAMERALDAANGLKTG; encoded by the coding sequence GCCTCGAAGTCGAACGCGCCGAAGGCTCGTGGCTCTATCGCCGCGACGGCCGCCGCTATCTCGATCTGATTGCGGGAATCGGCGTCTCCGCCCTCGGTCACGGTCACCCCGAGATCCTCGAAGCCCTCGCCCGTCAATCACGCCGCCATCTGCACGTGATGGTCTATGGCGAATACGTGCTCGAGAGCCAGGCCGCATTGGCCGCGCGTCTCGCCGGACTGCTTCCCCCCAACCTTTCGCGAGTGTATTTCACCAACAGCGGCGCAGAGGCCATCGAGGGCGCACTGAAGACGGCGCGCAAATTCACCGGACGCGCGGGCTTCGTCGCTTTCGACGGGGCTTATCACGGCGACACGATGGGCGCGCTGGCGCTCGCGGGCAATCCGGCCTTTCGCGCCCCCTTTGGCGCGTTGCCGGGACCGGTGCGCCATCTGCCCTTCGACGATGAGAACGCCTTGGCAGAAATCGACGATCGGGTTGCAGCCGTGATCGTCGAGCCGGTCCAGGCCGAGGGCGGCGTCAGGATTCCGACCCGTAGTTTTATCGAGGCCTTGCGACGGCGATGCCATCGGACTGGCGCCCTGCTGATTTTCGACGAAGTCCTGACCGGTCTCGGCCGCATTGGGCGGCTCTTTGCTCTCGATCATTTCGGCGTCGTTCCGGATCTGCTCGTGCTGGCCAAGGCGCTCGGCGGCGGCCTGCCGCTCGGCGCCTTCTGCGGCCGCGACGACCTCCTCGGCACGCTCGCGCATGACCCTCCGCTCGGCCACATCACGACCTTCGGCGGCCATCCGCTCTCCTGCGCGACCGGGCTCGCCATGCTCGACGTGATCGTCCGGGAACGGCTCTGGGAGCGGGCGGCGATCGTGGGCGCTCAATTCGTCGAGGATCTGCGACTGCGGCTCACGCGGAGCGTTACTGAAATCCGCGGAATCGGATTGCTGATCGGGATCGAGTTTGACGATTCGACGTTGGCGCGCCGCTTCGTCGCCGAGAGTCTCGGCCGCGGCGTCGTCATCAACTGGACGCTCAATGCCGATCACGTGGTGCGGCTCGCGCCGCCGCTGACCATCGCTGCCGCTGAAATGGATTTCGCCGTCAGCGCGATGGAGCGCGCGCTCGACGCCGCAAATGGCTTGAAAACCGGGTAG
- a CDS encoding baseplate J/gp47 family protein → MGAAIPTLPPPVFVNDADGLDPNLILADMIAEFETAAGRTLQPAQVERLLINLYAYRESLVRNAIQYAGQQNLLAYATFPMIDYLGQLLGVTRLTAQSAVTTLQFTLAATLPVSYTVPAGTPVGSSDGQYTFTTDQAMTIAAGQSSGNVAATATATGSGANGYLAGQISIQLNPSVLIASVANTAVSSGGSAPETDDHLRTRIQAAPNEFSVAGPEGAYRFFALGADPAIIDAQVVSPAPGQVTVFVLTGPINTQPAPAPNNAGIAGGTLLSNVLSALSADSVRPLTDTVNVLPVAEVDYKIAGTLTLYTDADPVATMAAASAAVQAFAVALASRIQRDIVPSQIIEAVSVSGVYEVTLTSPSYTPLSAGQWANCTSIALSQATGPIHS, encoded by the coding sequence ATGGGAGCGGCTATTCCAACCCTACCGCCGCCGGTGTTCGTCAACGATGCCGACGGCCTCGATCCCAACTTGATCTTGGCGGACATGATTGCCGAGTTCGAGACGGCAGCGGGCCGGACATTACAGCCGGCGCAGGTGGAGCGTCTGCTGATCAATCTATACGCGTATCGCGAGTCGCTGGTGCGCAACGCGATACAGTATGCGGGGCAACAGAATCTGCTGGCCTACGCAACGTTTCCGATGATCGATTACCTGGGTCAATTGTTGGGCGTCACGCGTCTGACGGCGCAGAGCGCGGTGACGACGCTGCAATTTACGCTAGCGGCAACGCTACCGGTATCCTACACGGTGCCAGCGGGTACGCCGGTGGGAAGCTCGGACGGACAGTATACATTTACGACTGACCAGGCAATGACGATCGCGGCCGGCCAATCGAGCGGCAACGTCGCGGCGACGGCGACAGCGACTGGTTCGGGCGCGAATGGGTATTTGGCCGGGCAAATCAGCATCCAGCTGAATCCGAGCGTGCTAATCGCGTCGGTCGCCAACACTGCCGTCAGTAGCGGAGGCTCGGCGCCGGAGACTGACGATCACTTGCGGACGCGGATTCAGGCGGCGCCGAACGAATTCAGCGTGGCAGGTCCGGAGGGGGCGTATCGATTTTTCGCGCTAGGGGCCGACCCCGCGATAATCGACGCACAAGTCGTTTCCCCAGCGCCGGGCCAGGTGACAGTGTTTGTACTGACAGGCCCGATCAATACTCAACCCGCGCCAGCGCCGAACAATGCCGGCATAGCGGGCGGGACTCTACTAAGCAACGTGCTCAGCGCGCTGAGCGCCGACAGCGTAAGACCGCTGACTGACACGGTTAATGTGCTGCCGGTGGCGGAAGTTGATTATAAGATTGCTGGGACGCTAACGCTGTACACTGACGCTGATCCGGTGGCGACTATGGCGGCCGCTAGCGCCGCGGTGCAAGCGTTTGCAGTAGCGCTGGCCTCGCGGATTCAGCGGGACATCGTGCCGAGTCAGATAATCGAGGCAGTATCGGTGTCAGGGGTGTATGAGGTTACGCTCACTTCGCCGTCATATACGCCGCTATCGGCCGGACAGTGGGCGAATTGCACGTCAATTGCTTTGTCGCAGGCAACCGGGCCAATCCATAGCTGA
- a CDS encoding phage tail protein: MASLTVQPSINDVRGQALLQLTQRLGALDLSPTLVYRLDSAPDSSLLLLAWQFDMLAPQWQLGSSSGESIDALTDIDSLTDIDTLSSTADAAGVSDYTSLRTLLGAAIPLHRTRGTPYAIKTALAALGWNEVTLQEGQASWGGSQYPTSEGWAVFRVVINQINQPVGAGDPARIIAAVNFFKPVRAYLDSLWLNLAGVKDFTPVPLDTVVSIFKQNDNAPAPTDQISAMAWPVADSKSIMPTYAKHFYHAGITYGANEPVVADSGVVVQGAAISANG; the protein is encoded by the coding sequence ATGGCATCCCTAACCGTTCAACCGTCGATCAATGACGTGCGTGGCCAGGCGCTGTTGCAACTGACGCAGCGGCTGGGAGCGCTCGATCTGAGCCCGACGCTCGTGTATCGGCTGGACTCGGCGCCTGACAGCAGTTTGCTGTTGCTGGCGTGGCAGTTCGACATGCTGGCGCCGCAATGGCAACTGGGATCGAGCAGTGGTGAATCAATCGATGCGCTGACGGATATCGACTCGCTGACTGACATCGATACACTGAGTTCAACCGCGGATGCGGCGGGAGTATCGGATTATACGTCGTTGCGCACGCTGCTCGGCGCGGCGATTCCACTTCATCGAACACGAGGGACACCCTACGCGATAAAGACTGCATTGGCGGCGCTTGGCTGGAATGAGGTTACGCTGCAGGAAGGGCAGGCGAGCTGGGGCGGATCGCAATATCCGACGAGCGAGGGCTGGGCGGTCTTTCGCGTCGTAATCAATCAGATTAATCAGCCGGTGGGCGCGGGTGATCCGGCCCGGATTATCGCGGCGGTGAATTTCTTCAAGCCTGTGCGGGCGTATTTGGATTCGCTCTGGTTGAATCTGGCGGGAGTGAAGGATTTCACGCCGGTCCCGCTGGATACCGTCGTGAGCATTTTCAAGCAGAATGACAACGCGCCTGCGCCGACGGATCAGATTAGCGCGATGGCATGGCCGGTCGCCGACAGCAAGTCGATAATGCCGACCTACGCCAAACACTTCTATCATGCCGGAATTACTTATGGGGCGAATGAGCCTGTGGTTGCGGACTCGGGAGTCGTGGTGCAGGGCGCGGCAATCTCGGCGAATGGCTAA
- a CDS encoding phage tail sheath subtilisin-like domain-containing protein, with protein MAASFLHGVEVIETTTGPVPITVVKSSVIGLVGTAPTWAVAAPAIAPALNSPVLVSSALDAANFGPLVQGYTIPYALAAIQAQGAGQVITINVFNPALHFSDVVSSQTFSAAGAVNLAHMGINNLSVLPTTTAAVSGETHTFAGTPATVQLTHGEVQASSLVLTSNPAGHTYVQGTDFSLDARTGSISVIAGGAIGNTQAVLASYSYYSGTAYSAKTDYTLDPVNGVITLNVGSTIPALGSVITSFSYADPTKVQDANIIGSVAAGTYSGMQGWLTTYGTMGFFPKVLIAPGFAQNADVASALTTIAGTIRGVALVDSPPSTTVATAIANRGVAGNAFDTSSTRVVLCYPQEQFFDTGIVPTGVTLNNALPVQTQANANAVGPYSSWVAGAIAARDLAQGYWWSASNMQVNGILGPDVTLYASILDAASDVNNLNAAGILTVFNAFGTGLRVWGNRSAGYPTITTPDNFISVRRTMDVLEESVELSMLQFIDQPISNALITAILASVNSFIRTLIQRGALVAGSATYNPAENPPSAIAAGQLVFDIDVMPPPPAERITFNVYIDSTLLSQLGTTSAQSATSLTA; from the coding sequence ATGGCGGCATCTTTTCTTCATGGAGTTGAGGTAATTGAGACGACGACCGGTCCGGTGCCGATCACGGTAGTGAAGTCATCTGTGATCGGGCTGGTAGGGACCGCGCCGACGTGGGCGGTGGCGGCGCCGGCCATTGCGCCGGCGCTGAATTCGCCCGTCCTGGTGAGTTCGGCGCTAGATGCCGCCAACTTCGGGCCGTTGGTGCAAGGCTACACGATTCCGTACGCGCTCGCGGCGATTCAAGCTCAGGGTGCGGGTCAGGTAATTACGATAAACGTGTTCAATCCGGCACTGCATTTCAGTGACGTGGTATCATCGCAGACATTCAGCGCGGCAGGTGCGGTCAACCTCGCGCACATGGGGATAAACAACCTAAGCGTGCTGCCGACGACCACTGCGGCCGTCAGCGGTGAGACGCACACGTTCGCCGGAACGCCGGCGACTGTGCAGCTGACGCATGGCGAAGTGCAGGCGTCGTCGCTGGTGCTGACCAGCAATCCGGCGGGCCACACCTATGTGCAGGGGACAGACTTCAGCCTCGACGCGCGGACCGGAAGCATCAGCGTAATCGCCGGCGGCGCGATCGGGAACACGCAGGCGGTACTCGCGAGCTATAGTTATTATTCCGGCACGGCTTACTCGGCCAAGACCGATTACACTCTCGATCCGGTTAATGGCGTCATTACGCTCAACGTTGGTAGCACGATTCCGGCACTGGGAAGCGTGATTACTTCGTTCAGCTATGCAGATCCGACCAAAGTGCAAGACGCGAACATTATCGGATCTGTGGCCGCGGGTACTTACAGCGGCATGCAGGGCTGGCTCACGACCTACGGCACTATGGGATTCTTTCCGAAAGTGCTCATCGCACCCGGCTTTGCGCAAAACGCCGACGTGGCGTCCGCGCTGACGACGATTGCGGGAACTATAAGGGGTGTGGCCTTAGTCGATTCACCGCCGAGTACGACGGTGGCGACGGCGATTGCGAACCGTGGGGTTGCCGGCAACGCCTTCGATACGAGCTCGACACGGGTTGTTCTGTGTTACCCGCAAGAGCAGTTTTTCGACACCGGGATTGTGCCGACCGGCGTGACTCTCAATAACGCACTGCCAGTACAAACCCAGGCGAACGCAAATGCGGTCGGTCCCTATTCGTCATGGGTGGCCGGCGCAATTGCGGCAAGGGATTTGGCACAAGGCTACTGGTGGTCAGCGTCGAACATGCAGGTGAATGGCATACTGGGACCGGATGTAACGCTCTACGCCTCAATTTTGGATGCGGCGTCGGACGTCAATAATCTCAACGCGGCCGGCATTCTGACGGTTTTTAATGCTTTTGGCACCGGCTTGCGGGTGTGGGGAAACCGCAGCGCAGGCTACCCGACGATAACGACGCCGGACAATTTCATCAGTGTTCGGCGGACGATGGACGTGCTGGAAGAATCGGTCGAATTATCGATGCTGCAGTTCATCGATCAGCCGATCAGCAACGCATTAATAACGGCGATTCTTGCGAGCGTGAATTCTTTCATCAGGACGCTGATCCAGCGCGGAGCATTGGTTGCCGGCTCGGCGACGTACAACCCAGCGGAAAATCCGCCAAGCGCTATCGCGGCCGGGCAGCTAGTTTTCGATATCGACGTTATGCCCCCACCGCCGGCGGAGCGTATCACGTTTAACGTTTACATTGACTCGACGCTGCTGAGCCAACTGGGAACGACGAGCGCCCAGAGCGCAACTTCGCTAACTGCGTAG
- a CDS encoding GPW/gp25 family protein, which produces MPAGAITLGDITSADWSLMLDSTAGGAAGAGIGNVVQALQDVNQCVQIILTTPKGSDPLRPTFAIDLWKYVDYPINVATAAIVREVTEAIIRWEPRIELIGVTVAPVVGGSTQSGAHLSVAATWRLKLGAQGSAGSITNAPQVTQVNIIPAAQGF; this is translated from the coding sequence ATGCCCGCCGGCGCAATTACTCTCGGGGATATCACTTCGGCGGACTGGTCCTTGATGCTGGACTCGACCGCGGGCGGCGCAGCGGGCGCCGGGATCGGAAACGTCGTTCAGGCGCTGCAGGATGTTAATCAGTGCGTCCAGATAATTCTAACGACACCGAAGGGATCAGACCCATTACGCCCGACATTCGCCATCGATTTATGGAAATATGTGGATTATCCAATCAACGTAGCCACTGCGGCGATTGTGCGGGAGGTAACTGAAGCGATCATCCGCTGGGAGCCCCGAATTGAGTTGATTGGGGTAACCGTGGCGCCAGTGGTCGGCGGGTCGACGCAATCAGGCGCTCATTTAAGTGTGGCTGCAACCTGGCGACTAAAACTGGGCGCGCAGGGAAGCGCGGGAAGCATTACCAACGCGCCACAGGTGACCCAAGTAAACATAATTCCCGCGGCGCAAGGTTTTTAA
- a CDS encoding phage baseplate assembly protein V, which yields MAKDGREGLNMSAFRVGIVQAQDAAGCRVRVTFPDRDQMQSWWLPVMVLKSQSDKGYFLPDIGEQVVCLMDEFDEDGAVLGAIYSTVDTPPPGMTADKLHWSAKDGAAFEYDRSQHALAITLPSGGTVNVTASGAEINIDAAGNVNVVAQRLINLGTAPLRGVARLGDSVTCPAGTGTITSASVKVLSE from the coding sequence GTGGCGAAGGACGGCCGAGAGGGGCTCAACATGAGCGCGTTTCGCGTTGGAATAGTGCAGGCGCAGGATGCTGCGGGATGCCGCGTGCGAGTGACGTTTCCGGATCGCGACCAAATGCAGAGCTGGTGGCTGCCTGTGATGGTGTTAAAGAGCCAAAGTGATAAGGGCTATTTCCTTCCGGACATCGGAGAGCAGGTCGTGTGCTTGATGGATGAATTTGATGAAGACGGGGCGGTTCTGGGCGCGATCTATTCGACGGTGGATACCCCACCGCCAGGCATGACCGCGGACAAATTGCATTGGAGCGCCAAGGACGGGGCGGCCTTCGAGTATGATCGTTCGCAGCACGCGTTGGCGATCACGCTTCCTTCAGGGGGTACTGTAAACGTAACGGCGAGCGGCGCGGAGATCAACATCGACGCCGCAGGCAACGTTAACGTGGTTGCCCAGAGGTTGATTAATCTAGGGACCGCACCACTAAGAGGCGTGGCGCGCCTGGGGGATTCGGTGACCTGTCCTGCCGGGACGGGAACGATAACCAGCGCGAGCGTGAAAGTACTGTCCGAATAG
- a CDS encoding HAMP domain-containing sensor histidine kinase: MAADDREFSPAITSADAPAHASITARQVAAFRAHWRLWLLLACIAIVALMVLAGAATHNPDAGYLALLLCPMAAAALVVWGWRCQLLLNFFCLLIYAISGLAVPSGSRFAVTHALAMLTALTLAQFTAVFSDRYRRRLEGRLEQLATAAELRDTQVATMTHDLRNPLATLVGLMTLLVEDDDGEKDRADLLARIWSTTASMDLLVKNLLDLYMLDEQQIHANRRIIDADAIVKETAERYAFEARLREVELAIELGGVHQAHLDPLHLERIVANLITGAVRRTTAGAVRIRTSQHDGWLLIEVSDCGPPPPIDQIFERPGLGENGARSEALGRYIARSLVEADGGTIRARSGDGCGLTVIAQLPSATPPPQ, encoded by the coding sequence GTGGCAGCGGATGACCGCGAGTTCTCCCCGGCGATCACATCAGCGGACGCGCCCGCCCACGCATCGATCACCGCCCGTCAGGTCGCCGCCTTCCGCGCTCACTGGCGCTTATGGCTGCTGCTCGCCTGCATCGCAATTGTCGCATTGATGGTCTTGGCGGGGGCCGCCACCCATAATCCGGACGCGGGCTACTTGGCGCTTCTGCTTTGTCCTATGGCCGCCGCGGCTCTCGTCGTCTGGGGCTGGCGTTGTCAGTTGCTGCTCAACTTCTTCTGCCTGCTGATCTACGCAATCTCCGGGCTCGCGGTCCCAAGCGGATCACGCTTCGCGGTTACTCACGCGCTCGCGATGCTCACCGCCCTCACGCTCGCGCAATTCACCGCGGTCTTTTCCGATCGCTACCGGCGTCGCCTCGAAGGCCGGCTTGAACAGTTGGCCACTGCCGCAGAGCTTCGCGATACCCAGGTGGCGACGATGACTCACGACCTCCGCAACCCGCTGGCTACGCTGGTCGGTCTGATGACGCTGCTCGTCGAGGACGATGACGGTGAGAAAGATCGAGCTGACCTGCTCGCGCGCATCTGGTCAACGACCGCTTCGATGGATTTGCTCGTCAAGAATCTGCTCGACCTCTACATGCTCGACGAACAGCAAATTCACGCCAATCGCCGCATCATCGACGCCGACGCGATTGTCAAAGAGACTGCCGAGCGCTATGCCTTCGAGGCGCGACTGCGCGAAGTCGAGCTCGCGATCGAGCTTGGCGGGGTGCATCAGGCGCATCTCGATCCGCTGCATCTCGAACGTATCGTCGCCAATCTGATCACCGGTGCAGTGCGCCGCACCACCGCGGGCGCCGTACGTATCCGGACCTCGCAACATGACGGATGGTTGCTCATCGAGGTCAGCGACTGCGGCCCGCCCCCGCCGATCGATCAGATCTTCGAGCGGCCCGGCCTCGGCGAAAACGGCGCGCGCTCCGAAGCCTTGGGCCGTTACATCGCCCGCTCCCTGGTCGAAGCCGACGGCGGAACCATCCGCGCACGCAGCGGCGACGGCTGCGGTCTCACTGTGATTGCCCAGCTACCGTCCGCCACCCCGCCGCCTCAGTGA
- a CDS encoding phage tail protein encodes MGVMLAVLGEIVFATLTAPNRLVRAQHWNYVEQRVIEDLPRLQWIGYGLEAISLEMLFHTSFSNPTVQIAALETAAADHQARALVFGNGDHRGYFVITTLEIVAKQMSDQGDMLSATVRVDLKQWALTSELNPTLLPLPSFAPIAVVPAPVGGVTGAIGYSMPSGVSSQSPTTATAYLAPSFATVGVSPLLANPSTAPVISQSMPSDILASAIVRAAT; translated from the coding sequence ATGGGTGTCATGCTCGCAGTGTTAGGCGAAATCGTATTTGCGACGCTGACTGCACCAAATAGGTTGGTGCGCGCGCAACACTGGAACTATGTCGAGCAGCGGGTAATTGAAGATTTGCCGAGACTGCAATGGATTGGGTACGGGCTCGAAGCAATCAGTCTCGAGATGCTGTTTCATACCTCATTCAGCAATCCGACGGTGCAGATCGCGGCTCTGGAAACCGCGGCGGCCGACCATCAGGCGCGTGCTTTAGTGTTTGGCAACGGTGATCACCGAGGGTATTTCGTAATTACCACACTCGAAATAGTTGCAAAGCAAATGAGTGATCAGGGCGACATGTTGTCAGCCACTGTTCGAGTGGATCTGAAACAGTGGGCACTCACCAGCGAGCTGAACCCGACTTTGCTGCCGTTACCCTCGTTCGCGCCAATCGCAGTAGTGCCCGCTCCGGTGGGAGGCGTAACCGGCGCAATTGGCTACAGCATGCCTTCCGGAGTGTCCTCACAAAGCCCTACCACCGCTACTGCCTACCTAGCTCCTTCGTTCGCAACAGTTGGGGTGTCACCATTGTTGGCTAATCCGAGCACTGCTCCCGTGATTTCCCAGAGTATGCCGTCGGACATTCTTGCGAGCGCAATTGTGCGCGCAGCAACCTAG
- a CDS encoding contractile injection system protein, VgrG/Pvc8 family, translating into MSAALGYAVRAPQWVLTYQGVNITADISSMVTGITYEDRLEGAASEIEVTLEDHQKLWQGPWSPQLGDRLTLLLGYERDVLLPCGDFEVDEVELSGPPDSVYMRCLEAWITPATRTRNSLGYEDQTLPEIAATIASKYSLSVIGADNSLNVAFERITQRQETDLEFLRRLAKAQGYEFTVRGTQMVFYAISTLESSTPAMVLGRSDLLTFGFTNKTHEIFKDAQVSYQQPYTKELITQSVTSAMQAPTGDTVKMVARCETIEQALLKAQSVLHDMNAKQRTARLKAPGSTTLVAGNVITLTGFGVNDGNYLIELARHRLTRSSGYTTEVSARQLRSSVASTG; encoded by the coding sequence ATGAGCGCTGCACTCGGGTATGCGGTAAGAGCGCCGCAATGGGTATTAACCTATCAAGGCGTCAACATCACGGCGGACATTTCGTCGATGGTCACCGGAATTACCTATGAAGACCGGTTAGAAGGCGCGGCGAGCGAGATTGAAGTCACGCTCGAGGATCACCAAAAGTTGTGGCAAGGACCGTGGTCTCCGCAACTGGGTGATCGGTTGACCCTGCTCCTAGGATACGAACGGGACGTCCTGCTGCCCTGCGGGGACTTCGAGGTAGATGAAGTGGAGCTCAGCGGCCCGCCGGACAGTGTTTACATGCGCTGTTTGGAAGCCTGGATCACGCCGGCGACGCGCACGCGGAACAGCCTTGGATACGAAGACCAAACGCTGCCCGAGATAGCGGCTACGATCGCCAGCAAGTACTCCCTAAGTGTAATTGGGGCCGATAATTCGCTCAACGTTGCGTTCGAGCGCATAACGCAGAGACAAGAGACGGATCTGGAGTTTTTGCGACGTCTCGCCAAAGCCCAAGGTTATGAGTTCACGGTACGCGGAACGCAAATGGTATTTTACGCGATCTCTACTTTAGAAAGCAGTACGCCCGCGATGGTATTAGGGCGCTCGGACTTGTTGACATTCGGCTTTACGAACAAGACACATGAAATTTTCAAAGATGCACAGGTGAGTTATCAGCAGCCGTACACCAAGGAACTGATAACGCAAAGCGTAACGTCAGCGATGCAAGCGCCGACCGGCGACACAGTCAAGATGGTCGCGCGTTGCGAGACCATCGAACAGGCACTTCTCAAAGCACAGAGCGTGTTGCACGATATGAACGCGAAGCAGCGGACTGCGAGGTTGAAAGCGCCAGGGTCGACGACGTTGGTTGCCGGGAACGTAATCACCCTTACGGGGTTTGGCGTGAACGACGGAAACTACCTTATCGAGTTGGCGCGCCATCGGTTGACCCGGTCGAGTGGCTATACAACCGAGGTGTCCGCGAGACAGTTACGCAGTTCTGTCGCGTCGACGGGGTGA